One window from the genome of Hyphomonas neptunium ATCC 15444 encodes:
- a CDS encoding PA0069 family radical SAM protein, with product MRTGQKLKKSGRVTLLDTASVAERFEQRGRGAVSNQTGRYERETRAAFDDGWDTIENGAERLDTQVFDEVARTIITFNKSPDISFDRTVNPYRGCEHGCIYCFARPTHAWSGLSAGLDFESKLFRKTNATELLVRELSRPGYVVRPIALGMNTDAYQPIEREQRLTRQLLEILSAHNHPVSLLTKSALIQRDIDILAPMAAMGLTRVGVSITTLDRKLARKMEPRAATPERRLETVRALSEAGIPVMVMTAPIIPGLNDHEIEALIQAAAENGARGVGYVVLRLPFEIKDLFHEWLVQHAPDRAARVINTLREMRGGQDYDAKWFERGTGKGPVADLIRARFIRAATRLNLNLPREPLRTDLFRPPGAPSAQLSLNF from the coding sequence ATGCGCACGGGACAGAAACTGAAGAAATCAGGACGGGTCACGCTTCTCGATACGGCGAGCGTGGCAGAGCGTTTCGAGCAGCGCGGACGCGGCGCGGTCTCGAACCAGACCGGGCGGTATGAGCGGGAAACCCGCGCCGCCTTTGATGATGGCTGGGATACGATCGAGAACGGGGCAGAGCGCCTCGACACGCAGGTGTTCGATGAGGTCGCCCGCACGATCATCACCTTCAACAAATCTCCCGACATCTCCTTTGACCGGACGGTGAACCCTTACCGGGGGTGTGAACATGGCTGCATCTATTGTTTCGCGCGGCCGACGCATGCCTGGTCCGGGCTGTCGGCTGGGCTCGACTTTGAAAGCAAGCTGTTCCGCAAGACGAACGCAACCGAGCTTCTGGTGCGGGAGCTGTCGCGTCCCGGCTATGTCGTCCGGCCCATCGCACTGGGGATGAATACCGATGCCTATCAGCCGATCGAGCGCGAACAGCGCCTGACACGCCAGCTGCTGGAAATTCTCTCCGCACATAACCACCCCGTCAGCCTGCTGACAAAATCAGCGCTTATCCAGCGCGACATTGACATCCTCGCACCGATGGCCGCGATGGGTCTGACGCGTGTGGGCGTGTCGATCACAACGCTCGACCGCAAGCTTGCCCGCAAGATGGAACCGCGCGCGGCAACGCCGGAGCGTCGGCTGGAAACGGTGAGAGCGCTTTCCGAAGCCGGTATTCCAGTCATGGTGATGACGGCGCCGATCATTCCCGGTCTCAACGATCATGAGATCGAGGCCCTGATCCAGGCAGCCGCAGAAAATGGCGCACGTGGGGTTGGCTATGTGGTTCTCAGGCTGCCTTTCGAGATCAAGGATCTCTTCCATGAATGGCTGGTACAGCATGCGCCGGACCGGGCCGCGCGCGTTATCAATACCCTGCGCGAGATGCGCGGCGGTCAGGATTACGATGCCAAATGGTTCGAACGCGGAACAGGCAAGGGGCCGGTCGCAGACCTTATCCGGGCCCGCTTCATCCGCGCCGCCACCCGGCTTAACCTGAACCTGCCGAGAGAACCTCTGAGAACGGATCTTTTCCGCCCGCCCGGCGCGCCGTCGGCTCAGCTCAGCCTGAATTTCTAG
- a CDS encoding TIGR04282 family arsenosugar biosynthesis glycosyltransferase translates to MRTISLLIFAKPPRMGLSKTRLAEGLGATEARRIASFTLASTLRAARASGLEVKVYTTPDRMGDTPNGRAVFGGLPVHPQGPGTLTERLERGLNDAPPGMVFFIGSDAPDITPGLLRRAVRGLAQHDAVFGPALDGGFWLFGMHKGPQTRSPFRRVRWSGPHAMEDVWSHLPETARVWLLPPLIDIDAAPDWDSWRLSRRKSHRK, encoded by the coding sequence ATGCGTACAATATCCCTGCTGATTTTTGCCAAACCGCCCCGGATGGGACTTTCCAAGACACGTCTGGCCGAAGGGTTGGGAGCAACTGAAGCGCGGCGGATTGCCAGTTTCACGCTTGCCTCAACCCTGCGCGCCGCGCGGGCCAGCGGCCTGGAAGTAAAGGTCTACACGACGCCTGACCGTATGGGGGACACACCCAATGGCCGGGCCGTTTTCGGGGGGCTGCCGGTTCACCCTCAGGGGCCAGGTACGCTGACCGAGCGCCTGGAGCGGGGCCTCAATGACGCGCCGCCCGGCATGGTGTTTTTCATCGGCTCTGACGCGCCCGACATAACGCCCGGCTTGCTGCGGCGCGCGGTGCGGGGCCTCGCGCAGCATGATGCTGTGTTTGGCCCGGCGCTGGATGGCGGTTTCTGGCTTTTCGGGATGCATAAGGGGCCGCAGACCCGGTCTCCCTTCCGGCGTGTGCGCTGGTCAGGCCCGCATGCGATGGAGGATGTGTGGAGCCACTTGCCAGAGACGGCGCGCGTCTGGCTCCTGCCGCCGCTGATCGACATTGATGCAGCCCCCGATTGGGACAGCTGGCGCCTGTCACGGCGCAAATCCCACAGGAAGTAA
- a CDS encoding TIGR04283 family arsenosugar biosynthesis glycosyltransferase → MPAPLSIIIPALNAAADLPLCLESLMAGLEAGLIREVIVVDGGSTDATAQIAGSAGATPIESAPGRAKQLIAGAAAARGEWLLFLHADTVLSRDWPERAASHMGTRPGIAAAFTLKYRSDARAARWLEARANRRARWMGLPYGDQGLLISRQLYQEVGGFQDVALMEDVILVRALGKKRLVILDAEARTSAAKYERDGWRRRSWKNAVLLTRFLMGAKPEDLARAYR, encoded by the coding sequence ATGCCCGCGCCGCTCTCCATTATCATTCCGGCTTTGAACGCTGCTGCGGACCTGCCACTCTGCTTGGAAAGCCTGATGGCGGGTCTCGAGGCAGGTCTGATCCGGGAGGTGATCGTCGTTGACGGCGGATCAACCGATGCGACGGCGCAGATTGCAGGCTCTGCTGGTGCCACCCCTATCGAAAGCGCGCCGGGCCGTGCGAAACAACTCATCGCGGGCGCCGCGGCCGCGCGGGGCGAATGGCTGCTCTTTCTGCATGCAGATACGGTTCTCTCCCGCGACTGGCCCGAGCGCGCGGCATCGCACATGGGCACAAGGCCCGGCATCGCGGCGGCCTTCACGCTCAAATACCGCTCAGACGCGCGCGCGGCCCGCTGGCTGGAAGCGCGGGCCAACCGGCGCGCCCGCTGGATGGGGCTGCCCTATGGCGATCAGGGGTTGCTGATCTCCCGCCAGCTTTATCAGGAAGTGGGCGGGTTCCAGGACGTTGCGTTGATGGAAGATGTGATCCTTGTGCGCGCGCTGGGGAAGAAGCGCCTCGTGATCCTGGACGCCGAGGCGCGCACGTCTGCTGCGAAGTATGAGCGTGATGGCTGGCGCAGGCGCAGTTGGAAGAACGCCGTCCTCCTCACGCGCTTCCTGATGGGAGCAAAGCCGGAAGACCTCGCGCGAGCTTACCGCTAG
- a CDS encoding hemerythrin domain-containing protein: MTTIYERLKSDHDKHRDLLAKLADTQGDSPERRELWKTFYYDVGAHAAAEEESFYSPLMAKSDGQPEGRHSVAEHKELDDILQELNEMDMGSSGWLTRFKTLKDRYEHHIEEEEEDIFPVAKEVIGPDKSGEIEAEFSERKKEERKLVDDKAEEALEE, translated from the coding sequence ATGACCACGATTTATGAGAGACTGAAGTCTGATCATGACAAGCATCGCGACCTGCTTGCGAAGTTGGCCGACACGCAGGGCGATTCGCCTGAGCGCCGCGAGTTGTGGAAGACTTTTTATTATGATGTCGGCGCGCACGCTGCCGCTGAAGAAGAGTCGTTTTACAGCCCGTTGATGGCGAAATCTGATGGTCAGCCCGAGGGCCGCCACTCGGTTGCCGAGCATAAAGAGCTCGACGACATCCTCCAGGAACTCAACGAAATGGATATGGGCTCATCGGGCTGGCTGACACGTTTCAAAACGCTGAAAGACCGCTACGAGCACCATATCGAAGAGGAAGAGGAAGACATCTTCCCTGTCGCCAAAGAAGTGATCGGCCCTGACAAGAGCGGTGAAATCGAAGCGGAGTTCTCCGAACGCAAGAAGGAAGAACGCAAGCTCGTCGATGACAAGGCCGAAGAGGCGCTGGAGGAATAA
- a CDS encoding uracil-DNA glycosylase — MSPPASRAPISALTDWWEAMGVAVDAPLVEALLAAAPALPDAPEQAQALEPAPLRKRGARTVADWVREAETIAAGCANLDELTAAAGQFSGSPLRASCENTVVYDGTPGASLLVIGEGPGAQEDRQGKPFVGKAGQLLDKMLAAIGRNRAENALITNVNYWRPPGNRSPEADELAVCRPFVDRFIEVSRPRLIVAAGGIPAVSLLGSREGIMKLRGNEYCYTTPGGYRVPLIPMLHPAYLLRRPQDKSRAWRDLLLIEKRLGELE, encoded by the coding sequence ATGTCACCCCCTGCGTCAAGAGCGCCAATTTCTGCCCTCACCGACTGGTGGGAGGCTATGGGCGTGGCTGTGGACGCGCCTCTGGTGGAGGCTTTGCTGGCCGCAGCGCCCGCCCTTCCGGATGCACCGGAACAGGCGCAGGCGCTGGAGCCTGCCCCCCTGCGCAAGCGCGGCGCCCGCACGGTAGCCGATTGGGTCCGGGAGGCAGAAACAATTGCAGCGGGCTGCGCAAACCTTGATGAACTCACGGCAGCAGCCGGCCAGTTCAGTGGCAGCCCTCTCAGGGCAAGCTGCGAGAATACGGTTGTTTACGACGGAACGCCCGGCGCCAGCCTACTGGTGATCGGGGAGGGGCCGGGCGCGCAGGAAGACCGGCAGGGCAAGCCTTTTGTCGGCAAGGCAGGTCAGCTGCTCGACAAGATGCTCGCCGCCATTGGCCGCAACCGCGCGGAAAATGCCCTGATTACCAACGTCAATTACTGGCGCCCGCCGGGCAACCGGAGCCCCGAGGCCGATGAACTGGCCGTATGCCGGCCCTTCGTCGACCGGTTTATCGAGGTTTCCAGGCCCAGGCTGATCGTTGCGGCCGGGGGCATTCCGGCGGTTTCGCTGCTCGGCAGCCGCGAGGGAATCATGAAGCTGCGCGGGAATGAATACTGTTACACGACGCCGGGCGGTTATCGCGTTCCCCTGATTCCCATGCTGCATCCGGCCTATCTGCTGCGCCGCCCACAGGATAAAAGCCGCGCATGGCGCGACCTTCTCCTGATTGAAAAACGGCTGGGCGAACTGGAGTAG
- a CDS encoding electron transfer flavoprotein-ubiquinone oxidoreductase: MAETPERESMEFDLVIVGGGPAGLSAAIRFKQLANEAGEDLSVVVIEKGGEIGAHILSGVVMDPVGLDQLIPDWRTRDDRPLKTEVDDDKFIFLGPSGAADISWLPMPPFMKNHGNFTGSLANVTRWLGAEAEKLGVEVFPGFAASELVYDDKGAVKGIVAGVMGIGADGQPKDDYQPGMELLGKYVLFAEGARGSLTKQLINKFNLDEGRDPQKYGIGLKEVWSVPEENFKEGYVQHTMGWPLDNKTGGGSFLYHFRDNGEPFITVGFVVHLNYANPYISPYDEFQRFKHHDAVSPFLKGGKRVAYGARAITEGGFQSVPKLAFPGGALIGCGAGFVNVPRIKGSHNAILTGMMGAEAAFEAIREGRSGDTLDHYEEAYAGSSVYKELKTVRNVKPLWSKLGTALGIPMGGLDMWTNTLFGFSFFGTLSHGKTDAASLKPAKNFKPIEYPRPDGVLSFDKLTNVSFTNTYHEEDQPVHLKVKDLALQKSSEYDVYAGPSARYCPAGVYEWVKDEGGAMRFQINSQNCIHCKTCDIKDPNLNINWTVPEGGGGPAYSNT; encoded by the coding sequence ATGGCGGAGACCCCTGAGCGTGAGTCGATGGAGTTCGACCTGGTTATCGTTGGTGGCGGCCCCGCAGGGCTGTCTGCCGCGATCCGGTTCAAACAGCTCGCGAACGAAGCCGGTGAAGACCTTTCTGTGGTCGTCATCGAAAAAGGCGGCGAGATCGGCGCGCACATCCTATCGGGCGTGGTCATGGACCCGGTCGGCCTCGATCAGCTGATTCCCGACTGGCGGACCCGCGACGACCGGCCGCTGAAAACCGAAGTGGATGATGACAAGTTCATCTTCCTAGGCCCCAGCGGCGCAGCCGACATCTCCTGGCTGCCGATGCCCCCCTTCATGAAGAACCACGGCAACTTCACGGGCTCGCTGGCCAACGTCACCCGCTGGCTCGGCGCAGAAGCGGAAAAGCTCGGCGTGGAAGTCTTCCCCGGCTTTGCCGCTTCCGAACTCGTCTATGACGACAAGGGCGCCGTCAAAGGCATCGTCGCCGGCGTCATGGGCATCGGCGCCGATGGCCAGCCCAAGGACGACTACCAGCCCGGCATGGAACTGCTTGGCAAATATGTCCTCTTCGCCGAAGGCGCCCGCGGTTCGCTGACCAAGCAGCTGATCAACAAGTTCAATCTCGATGAAGGCCGCGATCCGCAGAAATACGGCATCGGCCTCAAAGAGGTGTGGTCTGTTCCGGAAGAGAACTTCAAGGAAGGCTATGTCCAGCACACGATGGGCTGGCCGCTCGACAACAAGACCGGCGGCGGCAGCTTCCTCTATCACTTCCGTGATAATGGCGAGCCGTTCATCACGGTCGGCTTCGTGGTCCACCTGAACTACGCCAACCCCTACATCTCGCCTTATGACGAGTTCCAGCGGTTCAAGCATCATGATGCCGTCTCGCCCTTCCTGAAGGGCGGCAAGCGCGTGGCTTACGGCGCGCGCGCGATCACCGAGGGTGGCTTCCAGTCGGTCCCCAAGCTCGCCTTCCCCGGCGGCGCGCTGATCGGCTGCGGCGCCGGTTTCGTCAACGTGCCGCGCATCAAGGGCAGCCACAACGCGATCCTCACCGGCATGATGGGCGCAGAAGCCGCCTTTGAAGCCATCCGCGAAGGCCGCTCGGGCGACACGCTGGACCATTACGAAGAGGCCTATGCGGGCTCCTCGGTCTACAAGGAACTCAAGACCGTGCGGAACGTGAAGCCGCTCTGGTCGAAACTCGGCACCGCGCTCGGCATTCCGATGGGCGGCCTGGACATGTGGACGAACACCCTCTTCGGCTTCTCCTTCTTCGGCACGCTCAGCCACGGCAAGACCGATGCCGCTTCGCTGAAACCGGCGAAGAACTTCAAGCCGATCGAGTATCCGCGTCCGGACGGCGTGCTCAGCTTCGACAAGCTGACCAACGTGTCCTTCACCAACACCTATCACGAGGAAGACCAGCCGGTTCACCTCAAGGTGAAGGATCTGGCTTTGCAGAAATCGTCCGAATACGACGTGTATGCCGGCCCTTCGGCGCGGTATTGCCCGGCGGGCGTGTATGAGTGGGTCAAAGATGAAGGCGGCGCGATGCGCTTCCAGATCAACTCGCAGAACTGCATCCACTGCAAGACCTGTGACATCAAGGACCCCAACCTAAACATCAACTGGACGGTTCCGGAAGGCGGCGGCGGGCCCGCCTATTCCAATACCTGA
- a CDS encoding tetratricopeptide repeat protein: protein MRHNSNAVAGVLACLLAFSATACSSVPHFAAPPQSGVEPAADTAIIPASVQLSDNAQVTALPDESGEAATYPAAEDAIRAGDTAGLLTVLAAMPQDERQTDNFANAYLALDRAAASDFAGARTYLGITGDPETEADLPGFYLWLDAWFIALEGDAAGAIERHRDVAGSMPGITADLSLAAMLEAAGRTDEALAVYEALTPTTIEAPEHEFDPRSIVFQHVSSVIVRHALLLQRLGRIDEAKAAYEQLATAEPEQATSYAAAIESLETGKNLDNQPLTFVTGFSQSLSDVATALQQQRYITAAISGRDLVGLDVERAGFDLMTLVIDPANEAVRSGVIDALYEEALFDGAAHVALVAPEMTPALQISAAQALIMADRETEAREAISQALALSDDDEKLQTLYGALQLSTLLNDRDKAMSLLPELMQLAGNPAELAAANGLASSIYSHFGETGQALGHAEEARRLDDTHERRMTLADLLGREGRVNEALVILRSERLARPNDPYTLNSLGYFLVTRTDRADEGYRVLARAMLLAESDPYISDSFGWALFQFGDLERAQRLIEGSREDLMPHRHWEIEDHLGDIYWHQGKKDEAREAWQIALDNHPPKIEGDTIRQKLADGLTTPMPEKKPLPEIRIDDGEINRRDI from the coding sequence ATGCGCCACAACTCCAACGCCGTCGCCGGCGTTCTTGCCTGTTTGCTGGCGTTTTCCGCCACTGCCTGTTCCAGCGTTCCCCATTTTGCGGCGCCGCCTCAATCGGGCGTGGAACCAGCAGCCGACACCGCCATCATCCCGGCATCTGTACAACTGTCAGACAATGCGCAGGTCACCGCCCTCCCCGATGAGAGCGGCGAAGCCGCCACATATCCGGCAGCCGAAGACGCGATCCGTGCAGGCGATACGGCAGGCCTTCTCACGGTTCTGGCGGCAATGCCTCAGGACGAGCGGCAAACCGACAACTTTGCGAACGCCTACCTGGCGCTCGACCGGGCTGCTGCCAGCGATTTTGCCGGCGCCCGCACGTATCTCGGCATTACGGGTGATCCGGAAACCGAAGCAGACCTGCCCGGATTTTATCTCTGGCTGGACGCCTGGTTCATCGCGCTGGAAGGCGACGCGGCGGGCGCGATCGAACGTCATCGCGATGTTGCGGGCAGCATGCCGGGCATTACCGCCGATCTTTCGCTTGCCGCCATGCTCGAGGCCGCCGGCCGCACGGACGAGGCGCTCGCCGTTTATGAGGCCCTGACGCCGACAACGATTGAGGCGCCCGAACATGAATTCGATCCGCGCAGCATCGTTTTCCAGCATGTGAGTTCGGTCATCGTCCGGCACGCACTGCTGCTGCAACGGCTCGGGCGGATTGATGAGGCGAAGGCAGCCTATGAACAGCTCGCCACCGCAGAGCCCGAACAGGCCACCAGCTACGCCGCCGCGATAGAAAGCCTGGAGACCGGCAAGAACCTCGACAATCAGCCGCTGACCTTCGTAACAGGCTTTTCACAATCCCTCTCCGATGTGGCGACCGCGCTTCAGCAGCAGCGCTACATCACGGCAGCCATCTCTGGCCGGGACCTCGTTGGCCTGGATGTCGAGCGCGCCGGATTCGATCTGATGACACTGGTGATCGACCCCGCCAATGAAGCCGTTCGCAGCGGGGTTATTGATGCGCTGTATGAAGAAGCCCTGTTCGATGGCGCCGCGCATGTCGCGCTCGTTGCGCCGGAAATGACACCTGCCCTGCAGATTTCAGCCGCTCAGGCGCTGATCATGGCAGACCGGGAAACGGAAGCCCGCGAGGCGATCTCGCAGGCCCTCGCCCTCTCGGATGATGATGAAAAACTTCAGACGCTGTATGGCGCGCTGCAATTGAGCACACTTCTGAATGACCGCGACAAGGCCATGTCACTGCTGCCCGAACTGATGCAGCTTGCAGGCAATCCGGCCGAGCTGGCGGCTGCCAACGGCCTTGCGAGTTCTATCTACAGCCATTTCGGTGAGACCGGTCAGGCCCTCGGTCATGCTGAAGAAGCCCGCCGCCTGGACGATACGCACGAGCGCCGCATGACGCTGGCCGATCTTCTCGGTCGCGAAGGCCGGGTGAATGAAGCCCTGGTCATCCTGCGCAGCGAGCGCCTGGCGCGGCCGAACGATCCTTACACGTTGAACTCGCTTGGCTATTTCCTCGTTACGCGGACAGACCGCGCCGATGAGGGTTACCGTGTCCTGGCCCGCGCAATGCTGCTGGCCGAAAGCGACCCCTACATTTCCGATTCCTTTGGCTGGGCCCTTTTCCAGTTCGGTGATCTGGAGCGGGCGCAACGCCTCATCGAAGGTTCACGCGAAGATCTGATGCCCCATCGCCATTGGGAGATCGAAGATCACCTGGGCGATATTTACTGGCATCAGGGAAAAAAGGACGAGGCGCGGGAAGCCTGGCAGATCGCTCTCGACAACCATCCGCCCAAGATCGAAGGCGACACGATCCGCCAAAAGCTGGCCGATGGCCTCACCACGCCGATGCCGGAAAAGAAGCCTTTGCCAGAAATCCGCATCGATGATGGCGAGATCAACCGCCGCGACATCTGA
- a CDS encoding penicillin-binding protein 1A has protein sequence MTDAPPTFQPSRKPDPYREPGKYDNLWKWLRRLVVLGLVLGVIGIIAVWVYFAALGRDVPSIAKLKQYEPPITSRVHGGDGALIAEFASQHRVFVPYESIPSHVIEAFVAAEDKNFFTHDGLDYVGITRGAVNTAKNKVTGSGGMQGGSTITQQVAKNMLLTRDQNIERKAKEAIVAQRMEKEFTKEQILELYLNEIYLGGQSYGVASAALNYFNKSLPELDLSEAAILASLAKAPSAVNPYTNPDRLLARRNYVLGRMVEDGYITKEESAEAQDRPLTTTRRLRGPEYAAATYFVQELRRELIGTYGEDTLEQGGLSIRTTIDTRLQLAAQQALQDGLVAYDRRHGWRGPLTTLPMDENSAAALKDVELPGGFGTWEAALVSSVSANSAELLLTDGTTIRLPAEEVKWAATYKPEEGAAGLQKGHVILAEFKREPSKDGAKATPDATAATEGAEDEAAEGPLEPVMVPVGNATLRQIPEVDGSLIALDPHTGRILAMQGGYSFFKSSFNRVTQAKRQPGSSFKPFVYAAALEKGYTPASRLLDAPFVSFDVSTQKYWTPKNYTAGQSSGMVTMRVALEKSLNMVTARVAQDIGMEAVSDLSERLGVYEKLPPYAAMSLGAGDTTMLDLTRGYAAFVNGGRLVTPTLLDRVQDRYGRTLYKHDTRACEGCDADEWNGGEPPILPDTREQVLDPIVAYQVTHMLEGVVERGTARRALRVGKPLAGKTGTTDDYRDAVFVGFSPDMVVGIRIGFDDNRSLGEGEAGGSVAAPIFTDFMEKALEKEPPTPFRIPPGVRLVKIDARTGALATPGTSIVIDEAFRPGTEPGLTAFNSTEDCLSISGSCGPSSDPSSPVEEDTADADLGDVF, from the coding sequence ATGACAGACGCCCCACCGACATTCCAACCCTCCCGGAAGCCCGATCCGTATCGGGAACCAGGCAAGTACGACAATCTGTGGAAATGGCTGCGCCGCCTCGTCGTGCTCGGCCTTGTGCTGGGCGTCATCGGCATCATCGCGGTATGGGTCTACTTCGCCGCGCTTGGCCGAGACGTGCCCTCGATTGCGAAATTGAAACAGTATGAACCCCCGATCACCTCGCGCGTACACGGCGGTGATGGCGCACTGATTGCCGAATTCGCCAGCCAGCACCGGGTGTTCGTGCCCTACGAATCCATTCCGTCCCATGTGATCGAGGCGTTCGTCGCCGCCGAGGACAAAAACTTCTTCACCCATGACGGGCTCGACTATGTCGGCATCACCCGCGGCGCCGTGAATACGGCCAAGAACAAGGTGACCGGTTCAGGCGGCATGCAGGGCGGCTCCACGATCACCCAGCAGGTTGCCAAGAACATGCTGCTGACGCGCGACCAGAATATCGAGCGCAAGGCAAAAGAAGCCATCGTTGCCCAGCGCATGGAAAAAGAGTTCACCAAGGAGCAGATCCTCGAACTTTATCTCAACGAAATCTATCTGGGCGGCCAGTCCTACGGCGTCGCTTCGGCCGCGTTGAACTATTTCAACAAATCCCTGCCGGAGCTGGACCTGTCGGAAGCGGCGATCCTTGCCTCGCTGGCCAAGGCGCCGTCTGCCGTAAACCCCTATACCAACCCCGACCGCCTGCTCGCCCGCCGCAACTACGTGCTCGGCCGCATGGTCGAGGATGGCTACATCACGAAGGAAGAGTCCGCCGAGGCGCAAGATCGCCCGCTAACCACCACCCGCCGCCTGCGCGGGCCCGAATATGCCGCTGCCACCTATTTCGTGCAGGAACTGCGCCGTGAACTGATCGGCACCTATGGCGAGGACACCCTCGAACAGGGCGGCCTCTCCATCCGCACAACCATCGACACGCGCCTCCAGCTGGCTGCGCAGCAAGCACTCCAGGACGGACTTGTGGCCTATGACCGCCGCCATGGCTGGCGCGGGCCGCTGACGACGCTGCCGATGGATGAAAATTCTGCGGCCGCGCTCAAGGACGTCGAGCTGCCCGGCGGCTTCGGCACCTGGGAGGCCGCGCTCGTGTCCTCCGTTTCGGCCAACAGCGCCGAACTGCTGCTGACCGACGGCACGACGATCCGCCTGCCAGCCGAAGAAGTGAAATGGGCCGCCACCTACAAACCCGAAGAGGGCGCGGCCGGCCTCCAGAAGGGCCACGTCATCCTCGCCGAGTTCAAGCGTGAACCCTCCAAGGACGGCGCCAAGGCAACACCAGATGCCACCGCCGCAACCGAAGGCGCCGAAGACGAGGCCGCAGAAGGCCCGCTCGAACCGGTCATGGTGCCGGTGGGCAACGCCACCCTGCGCCAGATCCCGGAAGTTGACGGCTCCCTCATCGCGCTGGACCCGCATACCGGCCGTATTCTCGCGATGCAGGGCGGCTACTCATTCTTCAAGTCGAGCTTCAACCGGGTGACCCAGGCCAAGCGCCAGCCCGGCTCCAGCTTCAAGCCGTTTGTCTATGCTGCCGCGCTGGAAAAAGGCTACACGCCCGCCAGCCGCCTGCTGGACGCGCCGTTTGTATCCTTCGACGTGTCGACCCAGAAATACTGGACCCCGAAAAACTACACGGCCGGCCAGTCTTCCGGCATGGTCACCATGCGCGTCGCGCTGGAGAAATCGCTCAACATGGTCACCGCCAGGGTGGCTCAGGATATTGGCATGGAGGCGGTCTCTGACCTCTCGGAGCGCCTCGGCGTCTATGAAAAACTTCCGCCTTACGCCGCCATGTCGCTGGGCGCCGGCGATACGACGATGCTCGACCTGACGCGAGGCTATGCTGCCTTCGTCAATGGCGGCCGCCTCGTCACGCCCACCCTGCTCGACCGCGTGCAGGACCGTTATGGCCGCACCCTCTACAAACATGACACACGCGCCTGCGAAGGCTGTGACGCCGACGAATGGAACGGCGGAGAACCGCCCATCCTGCCCGACACCCGCGAACAGGTACTCGACCCGATCGTCGCCTATCAGGTCACCCACATGCTTGAGGGCGTTGTGGAGCGCGGCACGGCCCGCCGTGCCCTGCGCGTCGGCAAGCCGCTCGCCGGCAAAACCGGCACAACGGACGACTATCGCGACGCAGTCTTTGTCGGCTTCTCGCCAGACATGGTGGTCGGTATCCGCATCGGCTTCGATGACAACCGCTCGCTGGGCGAAGGCGAAGCCGGTGGCTCCGTCGCTGCGCCGATCTTCACCGACTTCATGGAAAAAGCTCTGGAAAAGGAACCGCCCACGCCGTTCCGCATTCCGCCGGGCGTCCGCCTCGTGAAGATCGATGCCCGGACCGGCGCGCTCGCCACGCCGGGCACATCCATCGTCATTGATGAAGCCTTCCGCCCTGGCACAGAGCCAGGTCTGACCGCCTTCAACAGCACCGAGGACTGCCTCTCGATCTCGGGTTCCTGTGGCCCGTCGAGCGATCCCTCCTCGCCCGTTGAGGAAGATACGGCCGACGCGGATCTCGGCGACGTCTTCTAG